In a single window of the Nocardiopsis composta genome:
- the holA gene encoding DNA polymerase III subunit delta, whose product MASTPVAPLTLVVGDEELLVDRAVAALVAQVRAEDPEVDVHDLVPSQVSAGKLAEVVSPSLFGERRVVVLRSCQDLVKDLAAEVTGYLKDPADDVSLMLVHAGGAKGKALLEAAKKAGAARVDCAKPTKPAERLRFIKDEFSRAGRQITADAAQGLLDAVGNDLREIAAACTQLVADTEGRVDAAAVARYHSGKAEASGFTVADRAVEGRLPEALEQLRWSLAVGTAPVLINSALAGAVRGLAVAAQPPRGVPEAELAKRAKVPPWKLKTLRQQARGWTPRGVAHAMRVIAETDALIKGAGRDPAYALERAVIEIATNRAKR is encoded by the coding sequence ATGGCTTCCACCCCTGTCGCTCCGCTGACCCTCGTGGTCGGCGACGAGGAGCTCCTGGTCGACCGGGCCGTCGCCGCGCTGGTGGCGCAGGTGCGGGCGGAGGATCCGGAGGTGGACGTGCACGATCTGGTGCCGTCGCAGGTGAGTGCGGGCAAGCTCGCCGAGGTGGTCTCGCCGTCGCTGTTCGGCGAGCGCCGGGTGGTGGTGCTGCGCTCCTGCCAGGACCTGGTCAAGGACCTGGCCGCGGAGGTCACCGGCTACCTCAAGGACCCCGCCGACGACGTCTCCCTGATGCTGGTGCACGCCGGCGGCGCCAAGGGCAAGGCGCTGCTGGAGGCGGCGAAGAAGGCCGGCGCGGCCAGGGTCGACTGCGCCAAGCCGACCAAGCCCGCCGAGCGGCTGCGCTTCATCAAGGACGAGTTCTCCCGGGCGGGGCGGCAGATCACCGCGGACGCCGCGCAGGGGCTGCTCGACGCGGTCGGCAACGACCTGCGGGAGATCGCGGCGGCCTGCACCCAGCTGGTCGCCGACACCGAGGGCCGGGTGGACGCCGCGGCGGTCGCCCGCTACCACTCCGGCAAGGCGGAGGCCAGCGGCTTCACCGTCGCCGACCGCGCGGTGGAGGGCCGGCTGCCCGAAGCCCTGGAGCAGCTGCGCTGGTCCCTTGCGGTGGGAACGGCCCCGGTGCTGATCAACAGCGCGCTGGCCGGGGCGGTGCGCGGACTCGCGGTCGCCGCCCAGCCGCCGCGCGGCGTCCCGGAGGCCGAGCTCGCCAAGCGCGCCAAGGTCCCGCCGTGGAAGCTGAAGACCCTCCGCCAGCAGGCCCGCGGCTGGACCCCGCGGGGCGTCGCGCACGCCATGCGGGTGATCGCCGAGACCGACGCCCTGATCAAGGGCGCCGGCCGCGACCCCGCCTACGCCCTGGAGCGGGCCGTCATCGAGATCGCCACCAACCGCGCCAAGCGCTGA
- a CDS encoding ComEC/Rec2 family competence protein yields the protein MSLLGTDAPTRERVADVRLVGPALGVWATAVLLATGSARTALGTAGVLLACALLALVPAVRRAGWAAAVTAAALCSATSALACAGRLAAVESSPIAALARTGGELTAEVEVAEVPRPRKGPSFDGAPGFTVPAHTVWAVPGAGAGRVAIRVPVVLLASGEEWRAVLPSERVRVSGPVLPAGPGTVHGLLPVRGPPVSTAPPVPAQAWADRVRGRLREASAGLPAPADALLPAFVAGDASAVPEEVAEDFRAAGMTHLMVVSGSHLALLTGAVLVAGRWLRCPPWSTALAGAGLIGAMVLVAGPGPSVLRAALMGLIALLATALGRDRTGLAALSVAVLVLVLFDPALAVSYGFALSVLASGGIMVLAPGWSRRLAARMPAAAADVLAVAAASHLACLPVLVLLQPEVGWVSVPANAAAAPLVPVAMVGGFGTAAAALLWPAGAAAAAWVPGLAVLVIARIADAASGVPFASVPWRGDALGAVGIAALIAAVLVLRGRARTVLLAVALSTAATTCAVPAWPPRGWAAVLCDVGQGDAAVLSVAPGRAAVVDTGQDPGPVDRCLADLGVHEIPLLVLSHGDADHVGGTPGALAGRSAGDALVPDGFTAPAASAAMAAAGVRPHPTASGDVWTLGPWTLRALWPRPSPGAAAPEDGNARSVVLHARWEPPDGGPAAPLTLLLTGDVEESAQRALLAEPLIRGVDVLKTPHHGAGTQDHAFLRATRPRTAVTSVGADNRYGHPAPETVRVLDSLTPAHYRTDLHGDIAILPGRTGPEVAVRGPLDR from the coding sequence ATGAGCCTGCTCGGAACCGACGCCCCGACCCGGGAGCGGGTGGCCGACGTCCGGCTGGTCGGTCCGGCCCTGGGGGTGTGGGCGACCGCCGTGCTGCTCGCCACCGGGAGCGCCCGGACCGCGCTGGGCACCGCCGGGGTCCTGCTGGCCTGCGCCCTCCTGGCGCTGGTGCCCGCGGTGCGGCGGGCGGGGTGGGCGGCGGCGGTCACGGCCGCGGCGCTGTGCTCTGCGACGTCGGCGCTGGCCTGCGCGGGACGGCTCGCGGCGGTGGAGTCCTCCCCGATCGCCGCGCTGGCGCGCACCGGCGGGGAGCTGACCGCCGAGGTGGAGGTGGCCGAGGTCCCGCGCCCGCGGAAGGGGCCGTCCTTCGACGGCGCCCCCGGGTTCACCGTCCCGGCGCACACCGTGTGGGCGGTCCCCGGCGCAGGGGCCGGGCGGGTGGCGATCCGGGTGCCCGTGGTGCTGCTCGCCTCGGGCGAGGAGTGGCGCGCCGTGCTGCCGAGCGAGCGGGTCCGGGTGAGCGGGCCGGTGCTGCCGGCCGGGCCGGGGACCGTGCACGGGCTCCTCCCGGTGCGCGGCCCTCCGGTCTCCACGGCCCCTCCCGTCCCCGCCCAGGCCTGGGCGGACCGGGTCCGGGGGCGGCTGCGCGAGGCGTCCGCCGGGCTCCCCGCCCCGGCCGACGCGCTGCTGCCCGCCTTCGTGGCCGGCGACGCCTCCGCCGTCCCGGAGGAGGTCGCCGAGGACTTCCGCGCCGCCGGCATGACGCACCTGATGGTCGTCTCCGGCTCCCACCTGGCGCTGCTCACCGGCGCGGTGCTGGTCGCCGGGCGGTGGCTGCGCTGCCCGCCGTGGTCGACCGCCCTGGCCGGCGCGGGACTCATCGGCGCCATGGTGCTGGTGGCCGGCCCCGGGCCCAGCGTGCTGCGCGCCGCGCTGATGGGGCTGATCGCGCTGCTGGCCACCGCGCTCGGACGGGACCGCACCGGGCTGGCCGCGCTGTCCGTCGCGGTACTGGTCCTGGTGCTGTTCGACCCGGCACTCGCCGTGTCCTACGGGTTCGCGCTGTCCGTCCTGGCCAGCGGCGGCATCATGGTCCTCGCCCCGGGCTGGAGCCGGCGGCTGGCCGCCCGGATGCCCGCCGCGGCGGCCGACGTGCTCGCGGTCGCCGCCGCCTCGCACCTGGCCTGCCTGCCGGTCCTGGTCCTGCTCCAGCCGGAGGTGGGCTGGGTCTCGGTGCCGGCCAACGCCGCCGCGGCGCCGCTCGTCCCGGTGGCGATGGTCGGCGGCTTCGGCACCGCCGCGGCCGCGCTGCTCTGGCCGGCCGGGGCGGCCGCCGCGGCATGGGTGCCGGGCCTGGCCGTGCTGGTGATCGCCCGGATCGCGGACGCGGCCTCCGGCGTGCCCTTCGCGTCGGTGCCGTGGCGGGGCGACGCGCTCGGCGCCGTCGGGATCGCCGCTCTGATCGCCGCCGTCCTGGTACTGCGCGGGCGGGCCAGGACGGTGCTGCTCGCGGTGGCGCTGTCCACGGCGGCCACCACCTGCGCCGTGCCCGCCTGGCCGCCGCGCGGCTGGGCCGCGGTGCTGTGCGACGTCGGCCAGGGCGACGCCGCCGTGCTGTCCGTGGCACCGGGTCGGGCCGCGGTGGTGGACACCGGCCAGGACCCGGGGCCGGTCGACCGCTGCCTGGCCGACCTGGGCGTGCACGAGATCCCGCTGCTCGTGCTCAGCCACGGCGACGCCGACCACGTCGGCGGCACCCCGGGGGCGCTGGCCGGCCGCTCCGCCGGCGACGCGCTGGTCCCGGACGGTTTCACCGCGCCGGCGGCCTCCGCGGCCATGGCCGCCGCCGGGGTCCGCCCGCACCCCACCGCCTCCGGGGACGTCTGGACGCTCGGCCCGTGGACGCTGCGCGCGCTGTGGCCCCGTCCCTCGCCGGGAGCGGCCGCACCCGAGGACGGCAATGCGCGCAGCGTCGTGCTGCACGCCCGCTGGGAGCCGCCGGACGGCGGACCGGCCGCGCCGCTGACCCTGCTGCTCACCGGGGACGTCGAGGAGAGCGCCCAGCGCGCGCTGCTGGCCGAGCCGCTGATCCGCGGGGTGGACGTGCTCAAGACGCCGCACCACGGCGCGGGCACCCAGGACCACGCCTTCCTCCGGGCGACCCGGCCGCGCACCGCCGTCACCTCGGTCGGCGCGGACAACCGCTACGGCCACCCGGCCCCCGAGACGGTCCGGGTGCTCGACTCGCTCACCCCCGCGCACTACCGCACCGACCTGCACGGCGACATCGCGATCCTGCCCGGCCGCACCGGCCCCGAGGTCGCCGTCCGCGGCCCGCTCGACCGGTGA